A region of Chelonoidis abingdonii isolate Lonesome George chromosome 8, CheloAbing_2.0, whole genome shotgun sequence DNA encodes the following proteins:
- the ZNF711 gene encoding zinc finger protein 711 isoform X2, with protein MDPGGGSLGLQTQESKMPHTMIMQDFVAGMAGTAHIDGDHIVVSVPEAVLVSDVVTDDGITLDHGLAAEVVQGPDIITETDVVTEGVIVPESVLEADVAIEEALDTNDHVLTSDLITETVRVPDQVFVADLVTGPDGHLEHVVQDSVSGADSPTMVSEEVLVTNSDSETVIQAASTVPGSTVTIKTEDDDDGKSTSEDYLMISLDDVGEKLDHIGSTPLKISTEVSHDDVSKDDGFGSEVIKVYIFKAEAEDDVEIGGTEIVTESDFHNGHSVAGVIEQGGVGRMQREKMVYMAVKDSSQEDEDISCAEIADEVYMEVIVGEEEATSLPDTQLEDSGVNKTFVPVAWAAAYGDERRLPRRYEDCQAAAVIIGPDGQPLTVYPCHICGKKFKSRGFLKRHMKNHPDHMIKKKYQCTDCDFTTNKKVSFHNHLESHKLINKVDKTHEFTEYTRRYREASPLSSNKLILRDKEPKLHKCKYCDYETAEQGLLNRHLLAVHSKNFPHVCVECGKGFRHPSELKKHMRTHTGEKPYQCQHCVFRCADQSNLKTHIKTKHGTDLPFKCEHCPQAFTDEKELLQHTELFQGHKTHQCPHCDHKSTNSSDLKRHIISVHTKDFPHKCEVCEKGFHRPSELKKHSETHKGKKIHQCRHCDFKTSDPFVLSGHILSVHTKDLPFKCKRCKRGFRQQNELKKHMKTHSGRKVYQCQYCEYSTTDASGFKRHVISIHTKDYPHRCEYCKKGFRRPSEKNQHIMRHHKEAIM; from the exons ATGGATCCAGGTGGTGGAAGTCTTGGATTGCAGACACAAGAGTCCAAAATGCCTCACACTATGATTATGCAAGATTTtg TGGCTGGAATGGCTGGCACTGCTCATATTGATGGCGACCATATTGTTGTATCAGTCCCTGAAGCTGTATTAGTTTCTGATGTTGTCACGGATGATGGGATAACTCTTGATCATGGCTTAGCTGCTGAAGTTGTCCAAGGACCAGATATCATCACTGAAACTGATGTTGTAACAGAAGGTGTAATTGTTCCTGAATCTGTGTTGGAAGCTGATGTTGCTATTGAAGAAGCTTTAGATACCAATGATCATGTTTTGACTTCTGATCTAATAACGGAAACTGTTAGAGTTCCTGATCAGGTTTTTGTGGCTGACCTTGTTACGGGTCCTGATGGACATTTGGAACATGTAGTGCAAGACTCTGTGTCAGGAGCTGACTCACCCACAATGGTTTCAGAAGAAGTTCTTGTAACTAATTCAGATTCAGAAACTGTGATTCAAGCAGCCAGTACTGTTCCTGGTTCTACGGTTACAATAAAAACTGAAGATGATGATGACGGCAAGAGCACTTCTGAAGACTACTTAATGATATCTT tggatGATGTTGGAGAAAAATTAGACCATATTGGAAgcacacctttaaaaatcagcactGAGGTTTCACACGATGATGTTTCTAAAGATGATGGATTTGGTTCAGAAGTTATAAAAGTGTATATATTTAAAGCTGAAGCTGAGGATGACGTGGAAATAG gaGGAACGGAAATTGTCACAGAGAGTGACTTTCACAATGGACATTCTGTAGCTGGAGTAATTGAACAGGGAGGTGTAGGCAGAATGCAGCGAGAGAAGATGGTTTACATGGCTGTTAAGGACTCCTCTCAGGAAGATGAAGATATTA GTTGTGCTGAAATAGCAGATGAAGTTTATATGGAAGTCATTGTAGGTGAAGAGGAAGCAACATCACTTCCCGACACACAACTTGAAGACTCTGGTGTGAATAAAACTTTTGTTCCTGTTGCTTGGGCTGCTGCTTATG GAGATGAAAGAAGATTGCCCAGAAGGTATGAAGACTGTCAAGCAGCAG CTGTTATAATAGGTCCTGACGGACAGCCCTTAACTGTCTACCCTTGTCACATATGTGGGAAAAAATTTAAATCCAGAGGATTCCTGAAAAGGCATATGAAGAACCACCCAGATCATATGATTAAGAAGAAATATCAGTGTACGGACTGTGACTTTACAACTAACAAAAAAGTAAGTTTCCACAACCATCTGGAAAGCCATAAACTTATAAATAAAGTTGACAAAACCCATGAGTTTACAGAATATACAAGGAGATACAGAGAGGCAAGCCCATTGAGTTCTAATAAACTGATATTGAGGGACAAGGAGCCTAAACTACACAAATGCAAATACTGTGACTATGAGACTGCAGAACAGGGACTGCTGAATAGACATCTGCTTGCAGTTCACAGCAAGAACTTTCCTCATGTTTGTGTTGAATGTGGGAAAGGATTCCGTCATCCATCTGAGCTTAAAAAGCATATGAGGACCCACACAGGGGAAAAACCATACCAGTGTCAGCACTGTGTCTTCAGATGTGCTGATCAATCCAATCTGAAAACACACATAAAAACCAAACATGGGACTGATTTACCATTTAAATGTGAACATTGTCCCCAGGCATTCACAGATGAAAAAGAACTTCTTCAGCACACAGAGTTATTTCAAGGACATAAGACTCATCAATGTCCACATTGTGACCATAAGAGCACCAACTCAAGCGACCTGAAACGACACATTATTTCGGTTCACACAAAGGACTTTCCCCACAAATGTGAGGTGTGTGAAAAAGGCTTCCATCGTCCATCTGAGCTCAAAAAGCATAGTGAAACCCACAAAGGTAAAAAGATACATCAGTGTAGGCACTGTGACTTTAAAACTTCAGATCCTTTTGTACTTAGTGGGCATATCCTCTCAGTTCACACTAAGGACCTGCCTTTTAAATGCAAAAGGTGCAAGAGAGGATTTAGGCAGCAAAATGAACTTAAGAAGCACATGAAGACCCACAGTGGAAGAAAAGTATATCAATGCCAGTATTGTGAATATAGCACTACGGATGCATCAGGCTTTAAACGACATGTAATATCAATACACACAAAAGACTATCCACACAGGTGTGAATACTGCAAAAAGGGATTCCGTAGACcatcagaaaaaaatcaacatataATGAGGCACCACAAAGAGGCCATAATGTAA
- the ZNF711 gene encoding zinc finger protein 711 isoform X1, translated as MDPGGGSLGLQTQESKMPHTMIMQDFVAGMAGTAHIDGDHIVVSVPEAVLVSDVVTDDGITLDHGLAAEVVQGPDIITETDVVTEGVIVPESVLEADVAIEEALDTNDHVLTSDLITETVRVPDQVFVADLVTGPDGHLEHVVQDSVSGADSPTMVSEEVLVTNSDSETVIQAASTVPGSTVTIKTEDDDDGKSTSEDYLMISLDDVGEKLDHIGSTPLKISTEVSHDDVSKDDGFGSEVIKVYIFKAEAEDDVEIGGTEIVTESDFHNGHSVAGVIEQGGVGRMQREKMVYMAVKDSSQEDEDISCAEIADEVYMEVIVGEEEATSLPDTQLEDSGVNKTFVPVAWAAAYGDERRLPRRYEDCQAAGNNLDTRLENKNGNAAQYLQICDSINTNRALKQKAKKRRRGETRQWQTAVIIGPDGQPLTVYPCHICGKKFKSRGFLKRHMKNHPDHMIKKKYQCTDCDFTTNKKVSFHNHLESHKLINKVDKTHEFTEYTRRYREASPLSSNKLILRDKEPKLHKCKYCDYETAEQGLLNRHLLAVHSKNFPHVCVECGKGFRHPSELKKHMRTHTGEKPYQCQHCVFRCADQSNLKTHIKTKHGTDLPFKCEHCPQAFTDEKELLQHTELFQGHKTHQCPHCDHKSTNSSDLKRHIISVHTKDFPHKCEVCEKGFHRPSELKKHSETHKGKKIHQCRHCDFKTSDPFVLSGHILSVHTKDLPFKCKRCKRGFRQQNELKKHMKTHSGRKVYQCQYCEYSTTDASGFKRHVISIHTKDYPHRCEYCKKGFRRPSEKNQHIMRHHKEAIM; from the exons ATGGATCCAGGTGGTGGAAGTCTTGGATTGCAGACACAAGAGTCCAAAATGCCTCACACTATGATTATGCAAGATTTtg TGGCTGGAATGGCTGGCACTGCTCATATTGATGGCGACCATATTGTTGTATCAGTCCCTGAAGCTGTATTAGTTTCTGATGTTGTCACGGATGATGGGATAACTCTTGATCATGGCTTAGCTGCTGAAGTTGTCCAAGGACCAGATATCATCACTGAAACTGATGTTGTAACAGAAGGTGTAATTGTTCCTGAATCTGTGTTGGAAGCTGATGTTGCTATTGAAGAAGCTTTAGATACCAATGATCATGTTTTGACTTCTGATCTAATAACGGAAACTGTTAGAGTTCCTGATCAGGTTTTTGTGGCTGACCTTGTTACGGGTCCTGATGGACATTTGGAACATGTAGTGCAAGACTCTGTGTCAGGAGCTGACTCACCCACAATGGTTTCAGAAGAAGTTCTTGTAACTAATTCAGATTCAGAAACTGTGATTCAAGCAGCCAGTACTGTTCCTGGTTCTACGGTTACAATAAAAACTGAAGATGATGATGACGGCAAGAGCACTTCTGAAGACTACTTAATGATATCTT tggatGATGTTGGAGAAAAATTAGACCATATTGGAAgcacacctttaaaaatcagcactGAGGTTTCACACGATGATGTTTCTAAAGATGATGGATTTGGTTCAGAAGTTATAAAAGTGTATATATTTAAAGCTGAAGCTGAGGATGACGTGGAAATAG gaGGAACGGAAATTGTCACAGAGAGTGACTTTCACAATGGACATTCTGTAGCTGGAGTAATTGAACAGGGAGGTGTAGGCAGAATGCAGCGAGAGAAGATGGTTTACATGGCTGTTAAGGACTCCTCTCAGGAAGATGAAGATATTA GTTGTGCTGAAATAGCAGATGAAGTTTATATGGAAGTCATTGTAGGTGAAGAGGAAGCAACATCACTTCCCGACACACAACTTGAAGACTCTGGTGTGAATAAAACTTTTGTTCCTGTTGCTTGGGCTGCTGCTTATG GAGATGAAAGAAGATTGCCCAGAAGGTATGAAGACTGTCAAGCAGCAG GAAATAACTTGGATACACGATTAGAAAACAAAAATGGTAATGCAGCACAGTACCTGCAAATCTGTGATAGCATTAACACAAATAGAGCGCTTAAACAAAAAGccaagaagaggaggaggggagaaaccaGGCAGTGGCAAACAG CTGTTATAATAGGTCCTGACGGACAGCCCTTAACTGTCTACCCTTGTCACATATGTGGGAAAAAATTTAAATCCAGAGGATTCCTGAAAAGGCATATGAAGAACCACCCAGATCATATGATTAAGAAGAAATATCAGTGTACGGACTGTGACTTTACAACTAACAAAAAAGTAAGTTTCCACAACCATCTGGAAAGCCATAAACTTATAAATAAAGTTGACAAAACCCATGAGTTTACAGAATATACAAGGAGATACAGAGAGGCAAGCCCATTGAGTTCTAATAAACTGATATTGAGGGACAAGGAGCCTAAACTACACAAATGCAAATACTGTGACTATGAGACTGCAGAACAGGGACTGCTGAATAGACATCTGCTTGCAGTTCACAGCAAGAACTTTCCTCATGTTTGTGTTGAATGTGGGAAAGGATTCCGTCATCCATCTGAGCTTAAAAAGCATATGAGGACCCACACAGGGGAAAAACCATACCAGTGTCAGCACTGTGTCTTCAGATGTGCTGATCAATCCAATCTGAAAACACACATAAAAACCAAACATGGGACTGATTTACCATTTAAATGTGAACATTGTCCCCAGGCATTCACAGATGAAAAAGAACTTCTTCAGCACACAGAGTTATTTCAAGGACATAAGACTCATCAATGTCCACATTGTGACCATAAGAGCACCAACTCAAGCGACCTGAAACGACACATTATTTCGGTTCACACAAAGGACTTTCCCCACAAATGTGAGGTGTGTGAAAAAGGCTTCCATCGTCCATCTGAGCTCAAAAAGCATAGTGAAACCCACAAAGGTAAAAAGATACATCAGTGTAGGCACTGTGACTTTAAAACTTCAGATCCTTTTGTACTTAGTGGGCATATCCTCTCAGTTCACACTAAGGACCTGCCTTTTAAATGCAAAAGGTGCAAGAGAGGATTTAGGCAGCAAAATGAACTTAAGAAGCACATGAAGACCCACAGTGGAAGAAAAGTATATCAATGCCAGTATTGTGAATATAGCACTACGGATGCATCAGGCTTTAAACGACATGTAATATCAATACACACAAAAGACTATCCACACAGGTGTGAATACTGCAAAAAGGGATTCCGTAGACcatcagaaaaaaatcaacatataATGAGGCACCACAAAGAGGCCATAATGTAA
- the ZNF711 gene encoding zinc finger protein 711 isoform X4: MQREKMVYMAVKDSSQEDEDISCAEIADEVYMEVIVGEEEATSLPDTQLEDSGVNKTFVPVAWAAAYGDERRLPRRYEDCQAAGNNLDTRLENKNGNAAQYLQICDSINTNRALKQKAKKRRRGETRQWQTAVIIGPDGQPLTVYPCHICGKKFKSRGFLKRHMKNHPDHMIKKKYQCTDCDFTTNKKVSFHNHLESHKLINKVDKTHEFTEYTRRYREASPLSSNKLILRDKEPKLHKCKYCDYETAEQGLLNRHLLAVHSKNFPHVCVECGKGFRHPSELKKHMRTHTGEKPYQCQHCVFRCADQSNLKTHIKTKHGTDLPFKCEHCPQAFTDEKELLQHTELFQGHKTHQCPHCDHKSTNSSDLKRHIISVHTKDFPHKCEVCEKGFHRPSELKKHSETHKGKKIHQCRHCDFKTSDPFVLSGHILSVHTKDLPFKCKRCKRGFRQQNELKKHMKTHSGRKVYQCQYCEYSTTDASGFKRHVISIHTKDYPHRCEYCKKGFRRPSEKNQHIMRHHKEAIM; encoded by the exons ATGCAGCGAGAGAAGATGGTTTACATGGCTGTTAAGGACTCCTCTCAGGAAGATGAAGATATTA GTTGTGCTGAAATAGCAGATGAAGTTTATATGGAAGTCATTGTAGGTGAAGAGGAAGCAACATCACTTCCCGACACACAACTTGAAGACTCTGGTGTGAATAAAACTTTTGTTCCTGTTGCTTGGGCTGCTGCTTATG GAGATGAAAGAAGATTGCCCAGAAGGTATGAAGACTGTCAAGCAGCAG GAAATAACTTGGATACACGATTAGAAAACAAAAATGGTAATGCAGCACAGTACCTGCAAATCTGTGATAGCATTAACACAAATAGAGCGCTTAAACAAAAAGccaagaagaggaggaggggagaaaccaGGCAGTGGCAAACAG CTGTTATAATAGGTCCTGACGGACAGCCCTTAACTGTCTACCCTTGTCACATATGTGGGAAAAAATTTAAATCCAGAGGATTCCTGAAAAGGCATATGAAGAACCACCCAGATCATATGATTAAGAAGAAATATCAGTGTACGGACTGTGACTTTACAACTAACAAAAAAGTAAGTTTCCACAACCATCTGGAAAGCCATAAACTTATAAATAAAGTTGACAAAACCCATGAGTTTACAGAATATACAAGGAGATACAGAGAGGCAAGCCCATTGAGTTCTAATAAACTGATATTGAGGGACAAGGAGCCTAAACTACACAAATGCAAATACTGTGACTATGAGACTGCAGAACAGGGACTGCTGAATAGACATCTGCTTGCAGTTCACAGCAAGAACTTTCCTCATGTTTGTGTTGAATGTGGGAAAGGATTCCGTCATCCATCTGAGCTTAAAAAGCATATGAGGACCCACACAGGGGAAAAACCATACCAGTGTCAGCACTGTGTCTTCAGATGTGCTGATCAATCCAATCTGAAAACACACATAAAAACCAAACATGGGACTGATTTACCATTTAAATGTGAACATTGTCCCCAGGCATTCACAGATGAAAAAGAACTTCTTCAGCACACAGAGTTATTTCAAGGACATAAGACTCATCAATGTCCACATTGTGACCATAAGAGCACCAACTCAAGCGACCTGAAACGACACATTATTTCGGTTCACACAAAGGACTTTCCCCACAAATGTGAGGTGTGTGAAAAAGGCTTCCATCGTCCATCTGAGCTCAAAAAGCATAGTGAAACCCACAAAGGTAAAAAGATACATCAGTGTAGGCACTGTGACTTTAAAACTTCAGATCCTTTTGTACTTAGTGGGCATATCCTCTCAGTTCACACTAAGGACCTGCCTTTTAAATGCAAAAGGTGCAAGAGAGGATTTAGGCAGCAAAATGAACTTAAGAAGCACATGAAGACCCACAGTGGAAGAAAAGTATATCAATGCCAGTATTGTGAATATAGCACTACGGATGCATCAGGCTTTAAACGACATGTAATATCAATACACACAAAAGACTATCCACACAGGTGTGAATACTGCAAAAAGGGATTCCGTAGACcatcagaaaaaaatcaacatataATGAGGCACCACAAAGAGGCCATAATGTAA
- the ZNF711 gene encoding zinc finger protein 711 isoform X3: MDDVGEKLDHIGSTPLKISTEVSHDDVSKDDGFGSEVIKVYIFKAEAEDDVEIGGTEIVTESDFHNGHSVAGVIEQGGVGRMQREKMVYMAVKDSSQEDEDISCAEIADEVYMEVIVGEEEATSLPDTQLEDSGVNKTFVPVAWAAAYGDERRLPRRYEDCQAAGNNLDTRLENKNGNAAQYLQICDSINTNRALKQKAKKRRRGETRQWQTAVIIGPDGQPLTVYPCHICGKKFKSRGFLKRHMKNHPDHMIKKKYQCTDCDFTTNKKVSFHNHLESHKLINKVDKTHEFTEYTRRYREASPLSSNKLILRDKEPKLHKCKYCDYETAEQGLLNRHLLAVHSKNFPHVCVECGKGFRHPSELKKHMRTHTGEKPYQCQHCVFRCADQSNLKTHIKTKHGTDLPFKCEHCPQAFTDEKELLQHTELFQGHKTHQCPHCDHKSTNSSDLKRHIISVHTKDFPHKCEVCEKGFHRPSELKKHSETHKGKKIHQCRHCDFKTSDPFVLSGHILSVHTKDLPFKCKRCKRGFRQQNELKKHMKTHSGRKVYQCQYCEYSTTDASGFKRHVISIHTKDYPHRCEYCKKGFRRPSEKNQHIMRHHKEAIM; this comes from the exons A tggatGATGTTGGAGAAAAATTAGACCATATTGGAAgcacacctttaaaaatcagcactGAGGTTTCACACGATGATGTTTCTAAAGATGATGGATTTGGTTCAGAAGTTATAAAAGTGTATATATTTAAAGCTGAAGCTGAGGATGACGTGGAAATAG gaGGAACGGAAATTGTCACAGAGAGTGACTTTCACAATGGACATTCTGTAGCTGGAGTAATTGAACAGGGAGGTGTAGGCAGAATGCAGCGAGAGAAGATGGTTTACATGGCTGTTAAGGACTCCTCTCAGGAAGATGAAGATATTA GTTGTGCTGAAATAGCAGATGAAGTTTATATGGAAGTCATTGTAGGTGAAGAGGAAGCAACATCACTTCCCGACACACAACTTGAAGACTCTGGTGTGAATAAAACTTTTGTTCCTGTTGCTTGGGCTGCTGCTTATG GAGATGAAAGAAGATTGCCCAGAAGGTATGAAGACTGTCAAGCAGCAG GAAATAACTTGGATACACGATTAGAAAACAAAAATGGTAATGCAGCACAGTACCTGCAAATCTGTGATAGCATTAACACAAATAGAGCGCTTAAACAAAAAGccaagaagaggaggaggggagaaaccaGGCAGTGGCAAACAG CTGTTATAATAGGTCCTGACGGACAGCCCTTAACTGTCTACCCTTGTCACATATGTGGGAAAAAATTTAAATCCAGAGGATTCCTGAAAAGGCATATGAAGAACCACCCAGATCATATGATTAAGAAGAAATATCAGTGTACGGACTGTGACTTTACAACTAACAAAAAAGTAAGTTTCCACAACCATCTGGAAAGCCATAAACTTATAAATAAAGTTGACAAAACCCATGAGTTTACAGAATATACAAGGAGATACAGAGAGGCAAGCCCATTGAGTTCTAATAAACTGATATTGAGGGACAAGGAGCCTAAACTACACAAATGCAAATACTGTGACTATGAGACTGCAGAACAGGGACTGCTGAATAGACATCTGCTTGCAGTTCACAGCAAGAACTTTCCTCATGTTTGTGTTGAATGTGGGAAAGGATTCCGTCATCCATCTGAGCTTAAAAAGCATATGAGGACCCACACAGGGGAAAAACCATACCAGTGTCAGCACTGTGTCTTCAGATGTGCTGATCAATCCAATCTGAAAACACACATAAAAACCAAACATGGGACTGATTTACCATTTAAATGTGAACATTGTCCCCAGGCATTCACAGATGAAAAAGAACTTCTTCAGCACACAGAGTTATTTCAAGGACATAAGACTCATCAATGTCCACATTGTGACCATAAGAGCACCAACTCAAGCGACCTGAAACGACACATTATTTCGGTTCACACAAAGGACTTTCCCCACAAATGTGAGGTGTGTGAAAAAGGCTTCCATCGTCCATCTGAGCTCAAAAAGCATAGTGAAACCCACAAAGGTAAAAAGATACATCAGTGTAGGCACTGTGACTTTAAAACTTCAGATCCTTTTGTACTTAGTGGGCATATCCTCTCAGTTCACACTAAGGACCTGCCTTTTAAATGCAAAAGGTGCAAGAGAGGATTTAGGCAGCAAAATGAACTTAAGAAGCACATGAAGACCCACAGTGGAAGAAAAGTATATCAATGCCAGTATTGTGAATATAGCACTACGGATGCATCAGGCTTTAAACGACATGTAATATCAATACACACAAAAGACTATCCACACAGGTGTGAATACTGCAAAAAGGGATTCCGTAGACcatcagaaaaaaatcaacatataATGAGGCACCACAAAGAGGCCATAATGTAA